The Erigeron canadensis isolate Cc75 chromosome 1, C_canadensis_v1, whole genome shotgun sequence genome segment agtctttatctagattagtattacttgccagtcgggttacttgatataattgtcTTTATTGTTATTCTCTTATTATATCTTGTTTTtgattaacatcttgtgtaggtagACTTACATATGTATTGGATTTGGtatattataaagatatatagGTATACATGGATTCATAtgaatgtgtgttgatttttaagtgtgtgttatttgatagatgctaatgtgtgagatgaaaattatatagtgtaataaaaaaaatgttgtctacttgaggtaccaaaagtgaaaaatttgacaacttgaggtatcaaaactgttattttataaataaataaaaaagagggCCAAAAGACTAAattacccctcacgtgtttgtcacaTGAAGGGGTTAACGGCAAAATTTAACgccgtatgaacgtggtaccaaaactgaaaaaaacacaaaactttaggtatgaaagctgcaattttttgagttggagACTAAAAATGCAAAAGTTGTCAAattgaggtaccaaaaatgtaattttctcataACATTAAGATAAATACAGATTTCATTTGTTCCGTATATaagtatatacatatgttaCATGCCAATTCTTTTTGTAAAGAACCcatctatatacaaaaataataattaatcacaCCGTTTTCTCAAAAGTTTCCTAAGAATATTTTTTAATACAGGtaaaaatatgtcaaaaatGATTCTCGGTTTAAAATAATAAACGAAGGTTAAATCTCTATTTTGagacaattgtctttcaaaaatatttttagaaaaattgtgatGTGGAAAgtctaattttttaaaatttattttaattatgatgtcataaatatattacaatatttttaattaaaaatagcttactaaatacttatttaaagttcctaatcttttattacaaacaaagaaatttttttaataattattatattattcaattcatcatcttcatatcgatttataatatactagattaaaccaACGCGTTGCATggtaaaacaattaattataattcaCATTATatagtcaaaaaaaaaaaaattatccatCAAATTTGAAGGATGACATAACATCATATTGTATCATCAATGACGATGAATACATATGTATAATTACGTATTAAAATAGtaatcattttatataaattgtagttattaatagataaaaataaacagaactaaatttaaatacataaaGCTTAAACAAattggttattattattttattatcattagtTTTTTATGTATCCAATAGTAACCATTAGAATTAATTTAAACTATCAGATATCTAGTATATGTAAATGCAATGTTTTGTTAGACCACCATGTATTTAACAACTTAGAGGGATATGGTAAAACCAATGAATTATTATCGtgatcaaataataataataataataataataataataataataataataataataaaaaaaataaaaaaaaatttgaatgaaCAACTAAAATTTAGGATAAATTGAACAACTAAACTAAAATCTTATGCGACAATCAACTAATAATATCGACTAAGTTTAAAAATATCATCTATTAGTTATATCGagaaatgtcaaatatgttaaGACATGAGTAATACAACATGTATTAACTTATGCAAAAGAGAAGCTTTGATTTTAAGTTGTTtatgagaaatggaaaaaaaacatGAGATTACCTTAATTCTAgtgtaattttgaaaaaataaaaatgataaacgataatttaaaatcattatattatcataaagtCAAATTAAATAtcaacgtatatatatatatatataatgctaatgatttatataaatgtttaataagaatgaaatttttgatttttaaacagAAGTATACGGATATATTCAAATATTTAGATTTAAGTTTATATGAATGTCAAAtcacaatttttatttaaaaaatacaacttTTACGATAactctatatttatattacgCATGATAATTTCATTGAAACTCTAGATTTGAattatttaatttcatataaataagaCTTGTTAGCCGACATGTTATTTTGTTAGGcgacttgtaattttattttatttttttggtttttaatttttttattattaattaatgatgattaggatgaaaaataatttttaaaagaatactTAAAAGTAGGAAATTAATATAGGTATGACACATTAGAAAAAATCCTATATGGCATTATAATGGttcacgaatgcacaacttatgttttaattaagtatacaagaaagaaagtaagcaagcaagtaaataacaagaacaatgtaaagttcaattgcaatacatcaatgcaaggataatcatatgtatcattgattaaacgatgaatacatggttgatcttacacttgacttacaagaatacaaaagaacatagataattgctaagtctaaaTAGACAAGAAAAACTTAGACAATttcaagtgacacacacttttaagATGGCAAGACGCACACCaaacaatgtggctgtgttgctttatatagggaaAGACTTGGGGCAgcacagcctgctttgattatgacttgatggtggttgtcgacttccaattggctcatggtacttgaatcatgtgcctattgtcttctataccaaatcgggtaagagagagagaacccttgcttaggtcccaacatgtacatttgccattaaaggcaaattacagttggttacCCACCacgtgacctttttgtcttcatgtagtttgaatatttcccgccatgacaaacttaggtcagcatgcatcccgctgaagacgtctcttcatctgctgatgacttgttagagacttgctgacgacgtgTGTTAGCCagcaagtcttcttcagcgaatcccagacttaacacaTTATTTCATAATTGTCACCTAATCAAAAaattatcctctcttagttatataaagagattaatgacaaaaattacatacatattttatagttttataattttaattaaaacgacCGGGTTGAATCCGGGTAAATTCGTTAGTTTATCTTAAAATAGTAAAGCACCCATCCGAGGAAATGCACATGGAGATGCCTTGGAAAGAAATATTATCTTAGTGTCTTTAGTTGGTGGGTCCAATCAATGGTGCATGTTCAGGCCAAATATTGGTTTGTATACTTAATTAAGCTAACTAAACTAGCTTTTTCTCATCTACTTAATCACCCTGTGAAACCCCTACTTTCTCAAACACACGTACTCATGGCCAAAGCTGATCATCATCTTATAATTTCTGTTTTTTTCATTCTTCTCTGTGGACTCTTGCACCCTTCACATTCCACCACCGACGCATTCATCTACGGAGGTTGTTCACAAGTGAAATACTCCCCCGGCTCACCATACGAGTCAAACCTCGACTCACTTCTCACTTCCCTAGTTAACTCAGCCACCTACTCTTCCTACAACAAATACAGCATCTCAGGGTCTACTCAACAAGACGTAATCAACGGTGTCTACCAATGCAGAGGAGACTTAGCCATGCCTGATTGCGCCACGTGCGTTGCACGTGCAGTGACACAATTAGCCCCATTGTGCTCTCAGACGTGCGGCGGGGCGATACAGTTGGAAGGGTGTTTTGTGAAATATGATAACACTAGTTTCATCGGGGTGGAGGATAAGACGGTTGTGATGAAGAAATGTGCGCCCTCGGTTGGGTATGATCCGGAGGTGATGGGAAGGAAGGATGCGGTGTTAGCGAGCTTGGGTTCGGCTGGTGGGTTGTATAGGGTTGGTGGTTCGGCAGATGTGGAAGGGGTGGCTCAATGTGTCGGGGATTTGAGTAATAGCAAGTGTCAAGATTGTGTGGGGGAAGCGATTGGACGGTTGAAAAGTGAGTGTGGTGGTGCGGTGTTTGGTGATATGTTTT includes the following:
- the LOC122584833 gene encoding plasmodesmata-located protein 7; translation: MAKADHHLIISVFFILLCGLLHPSHSTTDAFIYGGCSQVKYSPGSPYESNLDSLLTSLVNSATYSSYNKYSISGSTQQDVINGVYQCRGDLAMPDCATCVARAVTQLAPLCSQTCGGAIQLEGCFVKYDNTSFIGVEDKTVVMKKCAPSVGYDPEVMGRKDAVLASLGSAGGLYRVGGSADVEGVAQCVGDLSNSKCQDCVGEAIGRLKSECGGAVFGDMFLAKCYARYSTSGAHSYAKSHHGGHDEAEKTFAIIIGLLAGVALIIIFLTFMRKVFGRNGK